One window of Canis lupus baileyi chromosome 21, mCanLup2.hap1, whole genome shotgun sequence genomic DNA carries:
- the LOC140613638 gene encoding olfactory receptor 5AR1 translates to MDKENHSVVTEFIFMGITQDRQLQIIFFVIFLLVYLVNVVGNIGMIILIIADTQLHTPMYFFLCNLSFVDLGYSSAIAPRMLADFLTEHKVISFSSCATQFAFFVGFVDAECYVLAAMAYDRFVAICQPLHYGTLMSKRVCLALMLGSYLAGLVSLVAHTSLTFSLSYCGSNIINHFFCEIPPLLALSCSDTYISEILLFSLCGFIEFSTILIIFISYAFILIAIIRMRSAEGRLKAFSTCGSHLTGVTLFYGTVMFMYLRPTSSYSLDQDKWASVFYTIIIPMLNPLIYSLRNKDVKAAFKKLIGKKPQE, encoded by the coding sequence atggataaagaaaaccaCTCAGTGGTGACGGAGTTTATCTTTATGGGCATCACTCAGGACCGTCAGCTGCAGATCATCTTCTTTGTGATTTTCCTCCTGGTCTACCTAGTCAATGTAGTGGGGAACATTGGTATGATCATCTTGATCATAGCAGATACTCAGCTTCACACACCCATGTACTTTTTCCTCTGCAACCTCTCTTTTGTTGACCTGGGCTACTCCTCAGCCATTGCCCCCAGGATGCTGGCTGACTTCTTAACAGAGCACAAAGTCATCTCCTTCTCTAGCTGTGCCACCCAGTTTGCGTTCTTTGTAGGTTTTGTAGATGCTGAGTGCTATGTCCTGGCCGCCATGGCCTATGACCGTTTCGTGGCCATCTGCCAACCCCTCCACTATGGCACTCTCATGTCCAAGCGAGTCTGCTTGGCCCTCATGCTGGGCTCTTACCTGGCCGGCCTGGTGAGTTTAGTGGCCCATACTTCCCTCACCTTCAGTTTGAGCTACTGTGGTTCCAATATTATCAACCACTTCTTCTGTGAAATCCCACCACTCTTAGCCCTCTCTTGTTCAGATACCTACATCAGTGAGATCTTGCTGTTTAGCCTGTGTGGCTTCATTGAATTCAGCACCATTCTTATCATCTTCATCTCCTATGCTTTCATACTCATCGCAATCATCAGAATGCGCTCAGCAGAAGGCCGCCTTAAGGCTTTCTCCACCTGTGGGTCTCACCTCACTGGCGTCACCCTTTTTTATGGCACAGTCATGTTTATGTACCTGAGGCCAACATCCAGCTACTCCCTGGACCAAGACAAGTGGGCCTCTGTGTTCTACACTATTATCATCCCCATGCTGAATCCCTTGATCTACAGTTTACGGAACAAGGATGTGAAAGCTGCTTTCAAAAAACTAAttggaaaaaaacctcaagaatAA
- the LOC140613428 gene encoding olfactory receptor 2G3-like codes for MHMIKTNFTVTEFVFLGLSSQPKMQLILFIMFLFFYLLTVVGNIIIITIIQIEPRLQTPMYFFLTNLSFLDICYTSTNVPQMLSNMMGKKTIPFSSCATQMYFSLSFGMIECVLLGVMAYDRYVAICHPLHYIVIMNQSICVQLAAISWSSSFLSSMVINVLTLSLPYCGPNVLNHFFCEVPSVLRLACTDTSFTELVVFIFSIIIVFIPFLLIVVSYARILLSVLRIRSASGRHKALSTCVSHLTVVALFYGTAIFIYMRPQSKSSRAGGKIIAVFYTVITPMLNPLIYSLRNQDVKGALRRAIAKRRT; via the coding sequence ATGCATATGATAAAAACAAACTTCACTGTGACTGAGTTTGTGTTCTTGGGGCTGTCATCTCAGCCAAAGATGCagctcattctttttattatgttCTTGTTCTTCTATTTATTAACAGTTGTGGGGAATATTATAATTATCACTATTATCCAGATAGAACCTCGTCTCCAaacccccatgtacttcttccttactaatttgtCCTTTCTGGACATCTGCTACACATCCACCAATGTCCCACAAATGCTGTCCAACATGATGGGAAAAAAGACCATCCCCTTCTCTAGCTGTGCTACTCAGATgtacttctccctttcctttggaATGATTGAATGTGTTCTCCTTGGGGTCATGGCTTATGACAGATATGTAGCCATTTGTCATCCTCTCCATTATATTGTCATTATGAACCAAAGCATCTGTGTCCAATTGGCAGCCATTTCTTGGTCCAGTAGCTTCCTGAGTTCCATGGTTATCAATGTCCTCACCTTGAGTTTGCCCTACTGTGGGCCCAATGTCCTGAATCACTTTTTTTGTGAGGTTCCTTCTGTCTTGAGGTTAGCTTGCACTGACACCTCATTTACAGAGCTGGTTGTTTTTATCTTTAGTATCATCATTGTCTTcatcccttttctcctcattgtTGTTTCCTATGCCCGAATCCTTCTATCAGTTCTCAGGATACGGTCAGCCTCTGGGAGGCACAAGGCACTGTCCACTTGTGTCTCCCATCTGACAGTGGTGGCCTTATTCTATGGAACTGCCATCTTCATATACATGAGACCCCAGTCGAAGTCCTCCAGGGCTGGGGGCAAGATCATTGCCGTGTTCTACACTGTGATCACACCCATGCTCAACCCCTTGATCTATAGCCTAAGGAACCAGGATGTGAAAGGAGCTTTAAGGAGAGCTATTGCAAAACGGAGGACATGA